The bacterium genomic sequence CGTGGGTGGGCTCTTTTTCCTCAATAATCCCCTCAAGAAAAGTTATCATAAGTCCCTCGCGCTTATCACCAGGTCCTAGATGGGTTGCGGGGCCAACTCAGCAATCGGATTGCGACTGTTGAAATGACACAGGGCGATCGCCAGCGCATCACCCGCATCCTCCTGCGGTTCCTCTTTCAATCCCAGAACCACCATGGCCATTTTTCGCACCTGCAGTTTATCGGCGGATCCGATTCCGGTGACCGATTGCTTCACCCGTCGCGGCGCATATTCATACACTGGAATCCCGGAAGTCGCACAGACCGCGATCACCACACCCCGGGCTTCCCCCAACACCATGGCCGTCCGGGCATTCTTGGCGAAGAAGATATCCTCGATGGCGGCCAACTCCGGCTTTGTCCGCGCAATGATCTCACGGATTCCGCCATCAATCCGCCGGAGACACTCAGATAAAGAAAGACGGTCGGAGTTGTGAATCCGACCGTACTCAACGGCAATCATTTTGCTGGCAAGGAACTCCACCACGCCAACGCCTGTTGAGCGTAACGAGGTATCTATCCCGAGAACACGCATTATTCCGCCGAAATTAACGCCAGCACGCTGTCATCCAGATCCATGTTGGTATACACGTCCTGAACATCGTCATTATCTTCCAGCGTCTCCACAAACTTCATCACAGCCTTGGCAACTGTTTTGTCGCTGACGGATGTATAAGTTTCGGGAACCAACCGGATCGCGGAATCATCGGTCTTGATGCCAGCTTTTTCAAGCGCATCCAGAACGCCTTGAAACGCATTGGGATCGGTAAGGACCTCGTACTGCTCGCCATCGAGGCTCATATCATCAGCGCCTGCAGTGAGAACCAAGTCCATCAATTTGTCTTCTTCAACCGACTTCGCGTCCACAAAGATCTGTCCACGCCGTTTAAAGCCACGGGACACCGACCCCGGAGCCGCAAGGCTGGAGCCGTTCTTGGAGAAAATGTGACGCAGCTCGGCCGCCGCACGATTTTTATTATCAGTCAGAACTTTAACCACCACTCCAACGCCACCGGCGGCGAAGCCTTCATAGGTGATATCCTCCATGACTTCCGACGCCAATTCACCAGTCCCTTTCTTGATGGCACGGTCAATGTTTTCATTGGGCATACTGGACGCCTTACACCGGATGATCAGATTGCGCAGGGCTGTATTGGTGTCGGGACTGCCGCCACCGGCTTTGGCCACAACCATCAATTCCTTCGCCATCTTGCTGAAAATTTTACCACGCTTGGCATCCGCCGCGCCCTTCTTATGCTGAATTGTCTTCCACTTACTATGACCGCTCATCTTATTCCTCTCTTTCCTGATACTTACTTGATCCCGATTAACCCGGGCTCATTTTGAATCCAACTAAATTGTCCTGCACCGGAGTTTCATACTCCTGAATCCAACCTTCGGAAAACCCCAATCGCTCCATCGCGTCAACCACAATACCATACTCATCCTTTGTCGGGCGTCGATTCCATGGCGCTTGAGACAGAGCCTTGTAAGCCGGCGTATATTGAGCCATGACACTTACCGGGATCTCTGTCCCCACCGCTCCCGCCAGCCATTCCAAATTCGACACCGCCTCATCCGCACGTCCCGGCAACACTAGCAACCGGCAAATCGTTCCTGTTTCTGCCACGCCCTCCTCATCGAGTTTCAACGGGCCCGTCTGGCGCCACATTTCCAACAAAGCCGCACGCGACGCCCAGACATAGCCGGTACAATCAGAGCCCTCTTTCGCCGTGGCATCCCGGGCGTATCTCAAGTCTGACAGATACACATTTATCCAGCCAGCCATCGCCTGCAGCTGCTCAACCCTCTCAAAGCCGCTCGTGTTATACACGATTGGCCGCGAGAGTCCATCCGCAACCACTCGGCTCCAAGCCTCATGGATCCAAGGCAGCCAGGGTGTCGGACTTACCAAGTTCCAATTATGACACCCATCCCGATACAACGACCTCAGCATTTCCGCCAATTCATCGACCGAAACCGGCCGCCCCTGCCCCTCCTGGCTCCAGGGATAATTCTGGCAGTACACACAACTCAACGTACACCGGCTAAAAAACACCGTCCCTGAACCTTTGGTTCCGGATACCGGCGGCTCCTCACCCTGATGCAACCCGTAGCGATAAACCTCAACTGTCCCGCCCGCCTGACAATACCCTCGCTGACCTTCCGCCCGGTTGACACCACAGCGGCGGGGACACAACTCACAGCGTGTCATGGATGCAGCAAAGGGATTCACGGGCCCGGATTTTACTCCTGCTCCTCTTCCTTATCTTTGGCTGCAGCCGCAATCACCTTCTGGGCCACAGACGCAGGCATCAAGTCATAACGAGCGAATGACATCTCAAACGAACCCCGGCCCCCCGTCATACTGCGCAGTTCGGCACAATAACTGAACAATTCCGATTGCGGGATATCCGCCGTGATGACCTGCATGCCATCTGCCGACTCCATCCCGACAATTCGACCGCGCCGATGGCTCATATCCCCATTAATATCGCCCATAAAATGATCGGGAATCGTAATCTTAACTGACATAATCGGCTCCAGCAAAACCGGTTTGGCTTTACTCATCGCCTCGCGGAACGCACGCCCCCCCGCAATCTTGAAGGCCACTTCAGAAGAGTCGACATCGTGATAAGAACCATCATAAACGGTGGAACGAACCCCGACAACCGGGCACCCTGCCAGCGAACCCTTCGCCATGCCATCCACGACACCCTTGTGGACGGCAGGCACGAAATTATGGGGAATGGAGCCCCCAACAAGCGCATCCACAAAAAACTTTTCATCGCCCTCGGGAAGCGGCTCAACCTTCAGGTAAACTTCTCCATACTGTCCCCGTCC encodes the following:
- the ruvC gene encoding crossover junction endodeoxyribonuclease RuvC, which codes for MRVLGIDTSLRSTGVGVVEFLASKMIAVEYGRIHNSDRLSLSECLRRIDGGIREIIARTKPELAAIEDIFFAKNARTAMVLGEARGVVIAVCATSGIPVYEYAPRRVKQSVTGIGSADKLQVRKMAMVVLGLKEEPQEDAGDALAIALCHFNSRNPIAELAPQPI
- a CDS encoding radical SAM protein → MNPFAASMTRCELCPRRCGVNRAEGQRGYCQAGGTVEVYRYGLHQGEEPPVSGTKGSGTVFFSRCTLSCVYCQNYPWSQEGQGRPVSVDELAEMLRSLYRDGCHNWNLVSPTPWLPWIHEAWSRVVADGLSRPIVYNTSGFERVEQLQAMAGWINVYLSDLRYARDATAKEGSDCTGYVWASRAALLEMWRQTGPLKLDEEGVAETGTICRLLVLPGRADEAVSNLEWLAGAVGTEIPVSVMAQYTPAYKALSQAPWNRRPTKDEYGIVVDAMERLGFSEGWIQEYETPVQDNLVGFKMSPG
- a CDS encoding YebC/PmpR family DNA-binding transcriptional regulator, translated to MSGHSKWKTIQHKKGAADAKRGKIFSKMAKELMVVAKAGGGSPDTNTALRNLIIRCKASSMPNENIDRAIKKGTGELASEVMEDITYEGFAAGGVGVVVKVLTDNKNRAAAELRHIFSKNGSSLAAPGSVSRGFKRRGQIFVDAKSVEEDKLMDLVLTAGADDMSLDGEQYEVLTDPNAFQGVLDALEKAGIKTDDSAIRLVPETYTSVSDKTVAKAVMKFVETLEDNDDVQDVYTNMDLDDSVLALISAE